The Zalophus californianus isolate mZalCal1 chromosome X, mZalCal1.pri.v2, whole genome shotgun sequence genome window below encodes:
- the PBDC1 gene encoding protein PBDC1 isoform X2 yields MAWAMKAMQHAEVYYKLISSVDPQFLKLTKVDDQIYSEFRENFEKLKIDVLDPEELKSESAKEKWRPFCLKFDGIVEDFNYGTLLRLDCSQGYTEENTIFAPRIQFFAIEIARNREGYNKAVYTSVHDEEEKEGNHGREEGTDSGRAEEKGANREREKAKTNKGEEKEQGANKEISRSGETAM; encoded by the exons CTGATTTCATCAGTTGACCCACAGTTCCTGAAACTCACCAAAGTGGATGACCAAATCTATTCAGAGTTTCGGGAAAATTTTGAGAAACTCAAGATAGATGTATTGGATCCAGAAGAGCTCAAATCAGAATCAGCTAAAGAG AAGTGGAGGCCATTCTGCTTGAAGTTTGACGGGATTGTAGAAGACTTCAACTATGGTACTTTGCTGCGACTGGATTGTTCCCAGGGCTACACCGAGGAAAACACCATCTTTG CCCCCAGGATACAATTTTTTGCCATTGAAATTGCTCGGAACCGGGAAGGCTATAACAAAGCAGTTTACACCAGTGTTCATGacgaagaagagaaagaaggcaaccatggaagagaggaaggaactgACAGTGGACGGGCAGAAGAGAAAGGAgccaacagagaaagagaaaaagcaaaaaccaataaaggagaagaaaaagaacaaggagCCAACAAAGAAATCAGCAGGAGTGGTGAAACAGCTATGTAA